Proteins from one Catenuloplanes atrovinosus genomic window:
- a CDS encoding polysaccharide pyruvyl transferase family protein, whose amino-acid sequence MTARIDDPVRALTARTGAILQDLLPDGPHVALLDFPAHDNAGDSLIHLGQMAHLRRLGLVVRYLADDRTYSPTVLRKRHPDGPIFIQGGGNLGDLWPLRQDFRERLLREHPDRAIVQLPQSMDFRDPARLARASAAFHAHPDLTLLLRDERSLQRARDAFPGVRVEFCPDLAPGAGPQPRTGPATHDVLLLLRTDGEQTGDHRVAIPPGATALRTDWGFRGADRVRWDLLRAPSAIARHVPVLRGPMQGLVERSFAAIAAHNVDTARAVLSRGRVVVTDRLHAAVLAALMGIPVIALDNCSGKISAAYDAYLHALPGLTFAGGVAEASEALEKAL is encoded by the coding sequence GTGACCGCTCGCATCGACGATCCCGTCCGCGCCCTGACCGCGCGGACGGGAGCGATCCTGCAGGATCTGCTGCCCGACGGCCCGCACGTGGCGCTGCTCGACTTCCCGGCACACGACAACGCCGGCGACTCGCTGATCCATCTTGGACAGATGGCCCATCTGCGGCGACTCGGCCTCGTGGTGCGGTATCTTGCCGACGACCGGACCTACAGCCCCACGGTACTGCGCAAACGGCATCCGGACGGTCCGATCTTCATTCAGGGCGGGGGAAATCTCGGCGATCTCTGGCCGCTGCGCCAGGACTTCCGGGAACGGCTGCTCCGGGAGCACCCGGACCGGGCGATCGTCCAGTTGCCACAGTCCATGGACTTCCGCGACCCGGCCCGGCTCGCCCGGGCCAGCGCCGCGTTCCACGCCCATCCGGACCTCACGCTGCTGCTCCGCGACGAGCGCAGCCTCCAGCGCGCCCGCGACGCGTTCCCCGGCGTCCGGGTCGAGTTCTGCCCCGACCTGGCGCCCGGCGCCGGGCCGCAGCCGCGCACCGGGCCGGCCACGCACGATGTGCTGCTGCTGCTGCGCACGGACGGCGAGCAGACCGGTGACCACCGCGTCGCGATCCCGCCCGGCGCCACCGCGCTGCGCACCGACTGGGGGTTCCGGGGCGCGGACCGGGTGCGCTGGGACCTGCTCCGCGCCCCCTCCGCGATCGCCCGGCACGTCCCGGTCCTGCGCGGGCCGATGCAGGGCCTGGTGGAGCGCTCGTTCGCCGCGATCGCGGCGCACAACGTGGACACCGCCCGCGCGGTGCTGTCCCGCGGGCGCGTGGTGGTCACCGACCGCCTGCACGCGGCCGTGCTCGCCGCGCTGATGGGCATCCCGGTGATCGCGCTGGACAACTGCTCCGGGAAGATCTCCGCCGCGTACGACGCCTACCTGCACGCGCTGCCCGGGCTCACCTTCGCCGGCGGCGTGGCCGAGGCGTCCGAGGCGCTGGAGAAGGCGCTGTGA
- a CDS encoding glycosyltransferase family 2 protein, giving the protein MTLLAPEEQAHLRGGTGTPAISVVVCTYHERRFGELTAACASVSAQLAPHDELIVVVDHNPELLSRVDREIPGVHAVASAGPRGLSGARNTGVRLSHCPVVAFLDDDATAADGWLDRVRAAFADPAVQVVGTEVAPRWAGGSPPRWFPPEFGWVVGCGYRGLPTAPAPVRNPIGASMAIRRACFAEVGGFSEVVGRVGTLPVGCEETEFCIRLTRRHTRAAVVFDPRARVDHLVPADRQRLRYFLSRCYHEGRSKRAVAALAGAGDALAAERRYVRVVLPLGVARGLAGAVRRPHGLLQAGAILAGLTATVLGYLTGAPARTGKRRNHT; this is encoded by the coding sequence GTGACCCTGCTCGCACCGGAGGAACAGGCACACCTGCGCGGCGGTACGGGCACGCCCGCGATCAGCGTGGTCGTCTGCACCTATCACGAACGCCGCTTCGGCGAGCTGACCGCCGCCTGTGCGTCGGTGAGCGCGCAGCTCGCACCGCACGACGAGCTGATCGTCGTGGTCGACCACAACCCGGAACTGCTGTCCCGGGTGGACCGGGAGATCCCGGGCGTGCACGCGGTCGCCAGCGCCGGGCCGCGCGGGCTCTCCGGCGCCCGCAACACCGGCGTCCGGCTCAGCCACTGTCCGGTGGTGGCGTTCCTGGACGACGACGCCACCGCCGCGGACGGCTGGCTGGACCGGGTGCGCGCCGCGTTCGCCGACCCGGCCGTGCAGGTGGTCGGCACCGAGGTGGCGCCGCGCTGGGCCGGCGGGTCACCACCGCGCTGGTTCCCGCCGGAGTTCGGCTGGGTGGTCGGCTGCGGATACCGCGGTCTGCCCACCGCGCCGGCGCCGGTCCGCAACCCGATCGGCGCCTCGATGGCCATCCGGCGGGCCTGCTTCGCCGAGGTCGGCGGCTTCTCCGAGGTCGTCGGCCGGGTCGGCACGCTCCCGGTCGGCTGCGAGGAGACCGAGTTCTGCATCCGCCTGACGCGACGGCACACCCGCGCCGCCGTCGTCTTCGATCCACGGGCCAGGGTGGACCACCTGGTGCCCGCGGACCGGCAGCGGCTGCGCTACTTCCTGAGCCGCTGCTACCACGAGGGACGGTCCAAACGCGCGGTCGCCGCGCTCGCCGGGGCCGGTGACGCGCTCGCGGCCGAGCGCCGGTACGTCCGCGTGGTGCTGCCGCTCGGCGTGGCCCGCGGGCTCGCCGGCGCGGTCCGGCGGCCGCACGGGCTGCTCCAGGCGGGCGCGATCCTCGCCGGGCTGACCGCCACCGTGCTCGGATACCTCACCGGTGCGCCGGCCCGCACCGGAAAGCGAAGGAACCACACGTGA
- a CDS encoding glycosyltransferase family 2 protein, which translates to MTAVLPAAPATAGDGVRCGELELSGVDGVVSVVPARGEPVVRVLVRLHGEPLGYLTRPAGTTVDDLVADAWREFGPAALAHLTAEGAAPAVGERPAPAGPACPNRAAEDELVSVVVCTRDRAGQLGAALDRLARLTYPRLEIVIVDNAPSDDSTERLVTARARDDARFRYVREPRPGLSPARNRGLAVARGTYVAYTDDDVSVDPGWVHGLLRGFAAREDVACVTGLVCTASIGNAAEAYFDARNSGWSGRIAARLFDLDTDGGPLYPYSAGIFGTGANVAFHRERTLALGGFDEALGAGSPTRGGEDLDAFVRVLRAGYAIAYQPAAVVWHHHRADHDSLLRQLYGYGTGLTAYLTKLALTRDTRRDLLRRVPAGLVRVARIRRDTGRKLAGVAAPRGAMRREFAGYLAGPLLYLRARRAGGTP; encoded by the coding sequence GTGACCGCGGTCCTGCCGGCCGCGCCCGCGACCGCCGGCGACGGGGTCCGGTGCGGCGAACTGGAGCTGTCCGGCGTGGACGGCGTCGTCTCGGTGGTGCCGGCGCGCGGCGAACCCGTCGTACGCGTGCTGGTCCGGCTGCACGGCGAGCCGCTCGGCTACCTCACCCGGCCGGCCGGCACCACGGTGGACGACCTGGTCGCGGACGCGTGGCGGGAGTTCGGCCCGGCCGCGCTCGCGCACCTGACGGCCGAGGGCGCGGCACCGGCGGTGGGGGAGCGGCCCGCGCCGGCCGGGCCGGCGTGCCCGAACCGGGCGGCCGAGGACGAGCTGGTGTCCGTGGTGGTGTGCACGCGCGACCGGGCCGGGCAGCTCGGCGCCGCGCTCGACCGGCTGGCGCGCCTGACGTACCCCCGGCTGGAGATCGTGATCGTGGACAACGCGCCGTCCGACGACTCGACCGAACGGCTGGTCACGGCGCGGGCGCGGGACGACGCGCGGTTCCGGTACGTGCGCGAGCCGCGCCCCGGGCTGTCGCCGGCCCGCAACCGGGGGCTCGCGGTCGCGCGCGGCACCTACGTGGCCTACACCGACGACGACGTGTCCGTGGACCCCGGCTGGGTGCACGGACTGCTCCGCGGCTTCGCCGCGCGCGAGGACGTGGCGTGCGTGACCGGGCTGGTCTGCACCGCGTCGATCGGCAACGCGGCCGAGGCGTACTTCGACGCGCGCAACTCCGGCTGGTCCGGCCGGATCGCCGCGCGCCTCTTCGATCTGGACACCGACGGCGGGCCGCTCTACCCGTACTCTGCCGGGATCTTCGGCACCGGCGCCAACGTCGCCTTCCACCGGGAGCGCACGCTCGCGCTCGGCGGCTTCGACGAGGCGCTCGGCGCCGGCTCGCCCACCCGCGGCGGTGAGGACCTGGACGCGTTCGTGCGCGTGCTCCGGGCCGGGTACGCGATCGCCTACCAGCCGGCCGCGGTCGTCTGGCACCACCACCGCGCGGACCACGACTCGCTGCTGCGCCAGCTCTACGGGTACGGCACCGGGCTCACCGCGTACCTGACCAAGCTGGCGCTGACCCGGGACACCCGCCGTGACCTGTTGCGCCGCGTCCCGGCCGGGCTGGTCCGGGTGGCCCGCATCCGCCGGGACACCGGCCGGAAGCTGGCCGGCGTGGCCGCGCCCCGTGGCGCGATGCGCCGCGAGTTCGCCGGATATCTGGCCGGGCCACTGCTCTACCTGCGCGCCCGGCGCGCCGGGGGCACGCCGTGA
- a CDS encoding NmrA/HSCARG family protein, with amino-acid sequence MSEKKIIAVVGATGAQGGGLVRAILDDPDGDFAVRALTRDATSPAAQELVKLGAEVMQADNVDPESLAAAFRGAYGAYLVTNFWAHMSVVREREEAANLARAAKEAGLRHVIWSTLEDTRDHLPVTDTRMPVLQGGYRVPHFDAKAEADGVFTELGVPTTFLRTTAYWDNLAGFGWEPVRDADGTLVFNLPLGEARLAGIAAEDIGRTAYGILKAGDAYVGRTVHIAGEHLTGEEIAAALGRVLGEPVAYRPLSHDAYRRLGFPGADELGNMFQYYTEAADYFTGVRDLDEVRRLNPALQTFETWLAANADSIPRH; translated from the coding sequence ATGAGCGAGAAGAAGATCATCGCGGTCGTCGGTGCCACCGGTGCGCAGGGCGGCGGGCTGGTCCGCGCGATCCTGGACGACCCCGACGGCGACTTCGCGGTGCGCGCGCTCACCCGCGACGCGACCTCACCGGCGGCACAGGAACTGGTCAAACTCGGGGCCGAGGTGATGCAGGCGGACAACGTCGATCCGGAGAGCCTGGCGGCGGCGTTCCGGGGTGCGTACGGCGCGTACCTGGTCACCAACTTCTGGGCGCACATGTCCGTGGTGCGCGAGCGGGAGGAGGCGGCGAACCTGGCGCGGGCGGCGAAGGAGGCCGGGCTCCGGCACGTCATCTGGTCGACGCTGGAGGACACCCGCGACCACCTCCCGGTGACGGACACCCGCATGCCCGTGCTCCAGGGCGGCTACCGGGTCCCGCACTTCGACGCGAAGGCGGAGGCGGACGGCGTCTTCACCGAACTGGGGGTGCCGACCACGTTCCTGCGTACGACGGCGTACTGGGACAACCTGGCCGGCTTCGGCTGGGAGCCGGTCCGGGACGCGGACGGCACGCTCGTGTTCAACCTGCCGCTGGGCGAGGCGCGGCTCGCGGGCATCGCGGCGGAGGACATCGGGCGGACGGCGTACGGCATCCTCAAGGCCGGGGACGCGTACGTCGGCCGGACCGTGCACATCGCGGGTGAGCACCTGACCGGCGAGGAGATCGCGGCGGCGCTGGGCCGGGTGCTCGGCGAGCCGGTCGCCTACCGGCCGCTGAGCCACGACGCGTACCGGCGGCTCGGATTCCCGGGGGCGGACGAGCTCGGCAACATGTTCCAGTACTACACGGAGGCGGCCGACTACTTCACCGGCGTGCGGGACCTCGACGAGGTCCGGCGGCTGAACCCGGCGCTGCAGACCTTCGAGACCTGGCTGGCGGCGAACGCGGACTCCATCCCACGGCACTGA
- a CDS encoding alpha/beta hydrolase family protein, producing the protein MTTTIITMHPVPLPAPGRGDDLQVRISAPATDGDLPVVIFSHGFGESAIGYAPLADHWAANGFAVIQPTHLDSRRLGLPQDDPRTPDIWRTRIDDVTRVLDQLDTLETLIPGRLDRTRIAVAGHSWGAQTVSVLLGAGVVGMDVPERDARISAGVLFALTGTGGENLSPFAAEHFPFMHPDFTGMTTPALIVAGDKDQSFLSVRGPEWFTEAYHLSPAPKSLLTLYGAEHSLGGITGYRVTETTDENPERVALIQRVTTAYLRQALDLPADAPADGELGDLGRLESKRD; encoded by the coding sequence ATGACCACCACCATCATCACCATGCACCCGGTCCCGCTGCCGGCGCCGGGACGCGGCGACGACCTCCAGGTGCGGATCTCCGCGCCCGCGACCGACGGCGATCTGCCCGTCGTCATCTTCTCGCACGGTTTCGGCGAGTCGGCGATCGGATACGCGCCGCTGGCCGACCACTGGGCCGCGAACGGCTTCGCGGTCATCCAGCCGACCCATCTCGACTCGCGCCGGCTCGGGCTGCCGCAGGACGACCCGCGCACGCCGGACATCTGGCGCACCCGCATCGACGACGTGACCCGCGTGCTCGACCAACTGGACACGCTGGAGACCCTGATCCCCGGCCGCCTGGACCGCACCCGGATCGCGGTGGCCGGGCACTCCTGGGGCGCGCAGACCGTGAGCGTGCTGCTCGGCGCGGGCGTCGTCGGCATGGACGTGCCGGAGCGCGACGCGCGGATCAGCGCCGGCGTGCTGTTCGCGCTGACCGGCACCGGCGGGGAGAACCTGTCGCCGTTCGCGGCCGAGCACTTCCCGTTCATGCACCCGGACTTCACCGGCATGACCACGCCGGCGCTGATCGTGGCCGGGGACAAGGACCAGTCCTTCCTGTCGGTACGCGGCCCGGAGTGGTTCACCGAGGCCTACCACCTGAGCCCGGCCCCCAAGAGCCTGCTCACGCTGTACGGCGCGGAACACTCGCTGGGCGGGATCACCGGCTACCGGGTCACCGAGACGACGGACGAGAACCCGGAGCGGGTGGCGCTCATCCAGCGCGTCACCACCGCCTACCTCCGGCAGGCACTCGACCTCCCCGCCGACGCACCGGCCGACGGCGAGCTCGGCGACCTCGGCCGGCTGGAGTCGAAGCGGGACTGA
- a CDS encoding CGNR zinc finger domain-containing protein has translation MHINPYGEDAVLLAIDLLRHPPATAAELEARCRAADLMIEQPVTAADLDATRDFLRTWLGVVDAPDFTTRADRLNALLAGSSAHPRLTNHAGDGWHVHYRGSDLPLGWLLRALISVGTALHLAGRGMHRLGRCAEPTCAAPFADVSRTGRQRYCSTTCANRDAVRRHRARTTAA, from the coding sequence GTGCACATCAACCCTTACGGGGAGGACGCGGTCCTGCTCGCCATAGACCTGCTGCGCCACCCGCCCGCCACCGCGGCCGAGCTGGAGGCCCGCTGCCGCGCCGCCGACCTGATGATCGAGCAGCCGGTCACCGCCGCCGACCTGGACGCCACCCGCGACTTCCTGCGAACCTGGCTCGGCGTGGTGGACGCCCCCGACTTCACCACCCGCGCCGACCGCCTCAACGCCCTGCTGGCCGGCTCCTCCGCCCACCCCCGCCTGACCAACCACGCCGGCGACGGCTGGCACGTCCACTACCGCGGGTCCGACCTCCCGCTCGGCTGGCTGCTGCGCGCCCTGATCAGCGTCGGCACCGCGCTCCACCTGGCCGGGCGCGGCATGCACCGCCTCGGCCGCTGCGCCGAGCCCACCTGCGCCGCCCCCTTCGCCGACGTCAGCCGCACCGGCCGCCAGCGCTACTGCTCCACCACCTGCGCCAACCGCGACGCCGTCCGCCGCCACCGCGCCCGCACCACCGCCGCCTGA
- a CDS encoding glycosyltransferase family 2 protein yields MSVIVPALNEARNLPHVLGAMPDVDEVILVDGGSVDDTVETARRLRPGIRVVQQNRKGKGNALACGFAAATGDIIVMIDADGSTDPGEIPRFVEALRRGADFAKGTRFVASGGSADITGIRRLGNKALSLFVNVLFRTRYSDLCYGYNAFWAAHLPVFGLDHTTPRPANGQWLWGDGFEIETLLNLRVARAGLRVEEVASYEHRRIHGVSNLNAITDGFRVLRTIMREWPRKPIPRLEIEMAVAAATVAGRRHRVSTSTRIHRTAATGRKHARAGARGIS; encoded by the coding sequence GTGAGCGTGATCGTTCCGGCACTGAACGAGGCCCGGAACCTGCCGCACGTGCTCGGCGCGATGCCGGACGTGGACGAGGTCATCCTCGTCGACGGCGGCTCCGTGGACGACACGGTCGAGACGGCGCGGCGCCTCAGACCCGGCATCCGCGTCGTCCAGCAGAACCGCAAAGGCAAGGGAAACGCCCTGGCCTGCGGGTTCGCGGCGGCGACGGGCGACATCATCGTCATGATCGATGCGGACGGATCCACCGATCCCGGTGAGATCCCACGGTTCGTCGAGGCGCTGCGCCGCGGCGCCGACTTCGCCAAGGGAACCCGGTTCGTAGCCAGCGGGGGCAGCGCGGACATCACGGGCATCCGGCGACTCGGCAACAAGGCGCTGAGCCTCTTCGTCAACGTGCTGTTCCGGACCCGGTACAGCGACCTGTGCTACGGCTACAACGCGTTCTGGGCCGCGCACCTGCCGGTCTTCGGGCTGGACCACACCACGCCCCGGCCCGCGAACGGCCAGTGGCTGTGGGGCGACGGCTTCGAGATCGAGACGCTGCTCAACCTGCGCGTGGCCCGGGCCGGGCTGCGCGTCGAGGAGGTGGCCAGCTACGAGCACCGGCGCATCCACGGCGTGAGCAACCTCAACGCCATCACCGACGGGTTCCGCGTGCTGCGCACCATCATGCGCGAGTGGCCGCGCAAGCCGATCCCGCGCCTGGAGATCGAGATGGCGGTCGCGGCCGCCACCGTGGCCGGCCGGCGGCACCGGGTGTCCACGTCGACCCGCATCCACCGCACCGCCGCGACCGGCCGCAAGCACGCCCGCGCGGGCGCGAGAGGGATCTCGTGA
- a CDS encoding TetR/AcrR family transcriptional regulator — MATDAPAGSARPRKRADAERNKQALLDAAAAAFVESGVDVAVRDIAARAGVGVGTIYRHFPTRADLIVAVYRHQVEACAEAGPALLAAGPSPHAALTAWITLFVDFLVTKHGLAAALQSDDAAFQALHAYFIDRLLPVCAELLDAGTAAGEVIPGLDPLTLLRGVGNLCIGAEDPRYDARGMVALVIEGLRPR; from the coding sequence GTGGCGACAGACGCACCGGCGGGCTCGGCCAGGCCACGGAAACGCGCGGACGCGGAGCGCAACAAACAGGCGCTGCTGGACGCGGCCGCCGCCGCCTTCGTCGAGTCCGGCGTCGACGTGGCCGTCCGCGACATCGCGGCCCGGGCCGGCGTGGGCGTCGGCACCATCTACCGCCACTTCCCCACCCGCGCCGACCTGATCGTCGCCGTCTACCGCCACCAGGTCGAGGCGTGCGCCGAGGCCGGCCCCGCACTGCTGGCCGCCGGCCCGTCCCCGCACGCCGCGCTCACCGCCTGGATCACACTGTTCGTCGACTTCCTGGTCACCAAGCACGGCCTCGCCGCCGCGCTGCAGTCCGACGACGCCGCCTTCCAGGCGCTTCACGCGTACTTCATCGACCGCCTGCTCCCGGTCTGCGCCGAACTGCTCGACGCCGGCACCGCCGCCGGCGAGGTCATCCCCGGCCTCGACCCGCTCACCCTGCTCCGCGGCGTCGGCAACCTCTGCATCGGCGCCGAGGACCCCCGCTACGACGCCCGCGGCATGGTCGCCCTGGTCATCGAGGGCCTTCGGCCTCGCTGA
- a CDS encoding lipopolysaccharide biosynthesis protein, whose protein sequence is MTVDMHLSRLFGRDSLYMILWAVQLGCAALLTPVLTRFLGTGEFGTVAAANTVMQVLFVVGGFGLQTAIQRAYARPGGPADARRLVTLAIVLAVAVTGLALVTAGGWARPLDLTGELPALRLAVAWAGLSAITNASLGLLRSQDRLAAFATVSLVQSAVAEAASLGLVALTRPAAESFLLGQALLQLVAAATGLALVRPYALRLVDRPMLRGALAYALPLVPAVLGMLVLSTGDRLLIQAALGADAVARYQVAYNVASGPILLLGVLNTAWMPRFFALAEEGERTAVLAASRDLLYRLLVPLVAGVAIGAPFVLRVWAPPSYRPEELYWVFSLIVVAAVPFAAQLALHRALVAAGHTGVVAVAVCLAAVANLLLTWVLIPPLGLAGAALATVAAYALLYLGLRRGAAVTAPVPAPPVRLRALIAAAVAVGLAAAAAPDTPILLAVRGALVLGTVVWFFRVLTGVRRLERTSA, encoded by the coding sequence GTGACCGTCGATATGCACCTGTCCCGGCTGTTCGGCCGCGACTCGCTGTACATGATCCTGTGGGCGGTGCAGCTGGGCTGCGCCGCGCTGCTCACCCCGGTGCTCACCCGCTTCCTCGGCACCGGCGAGTTCGGCACGGTCGCCGCGGCCAACACGGTCATGCAGGTGCTGTTCGTGGTGGGCGGGTTCGGGTTGCAGACCGCGATCCAGCGCGCCTATGCGCGGCCCGGCGGCCCGGCCGACGCGCGCCGGCTGGTCACGCTGGCGATCGTGCTGGCCGTCGCGGTCACCGGGCTCGCGCTGGTCACGGCCGGCGGCTGGGCCCGCCCGCTGGACCTGACCGGCGAGCTGCCCGCGCTGCGGCTCGCGGTCGCCTGGGCCGGGCTCTCCGCGATCACGAACGCGTCGCTCGGCCTGCTCCGCAGCCAGGACCGGCTGGCCGCGTTCGCGACGGTCAGCCTGGTGCAGTCGGCCGTGGCCGAGGCCGCCAGCCTGGGGCTGGTCGCGCTCACCCGCCCGGCCGCGGAGAGCTTCCTGCTCGGCCAGGCGCTGCTGCAACTGGTGGCCGCGGCGACCGGGCTGGCGCTGGTGCGGCCGTACGCGCTGCGCCTGGTGGACCGGCCGATGCTGCGCGGCGCACTCGCCTACGCGCTGCCGCTGGTCCCGGCCGTGCTCGGCATGCTCGTGCTCTCCACCGGGGACCGGCTGCTGATCCAGGCCGCGCTCGGTGCGGACGCGGTGGCGCGCTACCAGGTGGCGTACAACGTGGCGTCCGGGCCGATCCTGCTGCTCGGCGTGCTGAACACGGCCTGGATGCCGCGGTTCTTCGCGCTGGCGGAGGAGGGCGAGCGCACGGCCGTGCTGGCGGCCAGCCGCGACCTGCTCTACCGGCTGCTGGTGCCGCTGGTGGCCGGCGTCGCGATCGGCGCGCCGTTCGTGCTGCGGGTGTGGGCGCCCCCGTCGTACCGGCCGGAGGAGCTGTATTGGGTCTTCTCGCTGATCGTGGTGGCGGCCGTGCCGTTCGCCGCCCAGCTCGCGCTGCACCGCGCGCTGGTCGCGGCCGGCCACACCGGCGTGGTCGCGGTCGCGGTCTGCCTCGCCGCGGTGGCGAACCTGCTGCTCACCTGGGTGCTGATCCCGCCGCTCGGGCTGGCCGGCGCCGCGCTCGCCACGGTCGCCGCCTACGCACTGCTCTATCTGGGGCTGCGCCGGGGTGCCGCGGTCACCGCGCCGGTGCCGGCGCCGCCGGTGCGGCTGCGGGCGCTGATCGCCGCGGCGGTCGCGGTCGGTCTCGCGGCCGCGGCCGCGCCGGACACCCCGATTCTGCTGGCGGTACGCGGTGCGCTGGTACTCGGCACGGTGGTGTGGTTCTTCCGGGTGCTGACCGGCGTGCGCCGCCTGGAGAGGACGTCGGCGTGA